GGCGGTGCCGACGGGGCTTGTTCGTGACTACTTGGTGCCTGTGATTCCGTTCCCGGTTCCGTCGGAGCCTGGCTGGTCTGCTGTTGCGGTGCGGGATCTGGCTGATTGATGTCCACGCAACCGCAGACAAGGAAAACGCTTAACGGGAAAACGAAAGACCGAACGCTCATAAAACACCTTTACGATTTTCAAAAACGTTTTTTGTGTCGTGGTGAAAATGCTCTCGGAAGCGAATCACAAAGCGATGGAATCTTAAGTTTCCGAATCAATCGACCACGAAATCTTCGCCGCTTGTTCCATCAGTGTGGTCTCACTGAGATCAAAGTGCAACGGCGTCAGAGTTACGAAACCCTTCGAGACTTCGTAATTATCGGTTTCTGGGATCTGAGCATGATTGCGAGCCGGGTCTAAGCCACTCCAGTAGTAGGGACGGCCACGTGGATCAAGACGCTTTTCAATGGTGTCGTCAATGCGTTTGACCCCCATCCGAACGACTTTCACGCCCTTCGGCCCCTCGGGTGTCGTCTTCGGCAGATTTAAGTTCCATAGCGATCCGGTCGGCGGGTCAGTCGCAAGTAGGTCGCGGATCAAATTCCCAGCAATCTTGGCCGCCCTGGGATAGTCAGGGAGCGTCTCCATCGAGAGCGAAACCGCCACCGACGTCACACCGAAAAACGCGCCTTCAATTGCTCCCGCGACGGTTCCGGAATACAGAACATTGATTCCCACGTTCGATCCGGAATTGATTCCACTAACGACCAAATCCGGTGGGTTTTCGCAGAACTCCAGCATGCCGAGCTTCACACAATCCGCTGGGCTCCCGTGGACCGCCCAGCCAAAATGCTCGCCGTCACGTTGCTCCTTGTGAACCATCAATGGATGAAGATACGTAATCGACAAGCCAACTCCACTCTGTTCCAACGCGGGCGCGACGACCGTGACTTCGCCCAGTTCGCACAATGCATCGTGCAAAGCGTGTAGACCCGGAGCATGGATTCCATCATCATTCACAAGTAAGATTTTCATCGAAAGTCCATCGACCTAGAGTGTTCGGCTTGCGAGGTTGTCACAGTAACTCGGGCGAATTTTGGGTTCGGTTGAGAGCCTTTGAACCGCTATTTTCCGCGAATAAACACCGTCAGTGGCAACACGATGTAGCGTAGGGTGTGACCTAGCAGCGAACAAGGGGTTTAAGAACGACGTTGTCGAGGAGACGAATCCATGCCGAGCGGCCGCGTGTTTGTCATCATTCCCGCAGCGGGACACAGCCGTCGAATGGGACAACCCAAACTGCTGTTGCCGATCGGTCAGCAGACGGTGATCGAGCGTTTGTTGAACGCATTGGATTCGTCGCGAGTCACGGAGCGTCTTGTTGTCATGCGAAAAGACGACGTGTATTTGGCAGACGCTGTGAGGGCCGCCAATGCAACGGTCATTCAACCCGATCACGCCCCGCCAGACATGCGGTCGAGTGTCGAAGTTGCCCTCACGGAAATCGCGTGCCGGTTCTCTCCGAACACAAACGATGCGTGGATGCTGACCCCAGCCGACTATCCACTGATCAGTCGCGACACTGTTGAATCATTGCTCGCCACTTGGATGAGTTCCAACGCAAAGATCTTGATTCCCACGCATGAAGGTCGACGAGGTCACCCCGTAATTTTCCGTTGGACACTTGCAGATCACGTGGCAGCAATTCCTGCGGATCAAGGTTTGAACACCTTGGTTCGCGAGTTCGCCTCCGAGGTGGAAGAAGTCGCCGTCAATGATCCGGCGATTCGACTCGATATGGATACCCCCACCGACTACGAACGGCTCCGGCAACTCGCCTTCAAAGATCCGGCGTAGGGGCGGTCGATCGCCGAACCATTCCAAGCCCGTCTAGGTGAAGTCGGGCGGTTGGTCTTCGTCTTCACAATGCGGACAGATGATCTGCCGATTGCAACGTGGGCAGCGGGCCAAGCCTTGTCCATTTCGACGCACCAGCAACACGGCAAGCAACACCGCATTGACTGTGAATGCCAAGAAACACAGCAAGCCCAGAAATACGGTCAATCCTTCTTGCACGGAAGTACACCCGAAGAGTGAACGATGGAATCGGCGATGACCTTAAAGCATTCCTAGTTCGGATGCAATCGTTTCGTGACTGACCGCAGGTATTTGACCATGCTCAGCGTTGATAGATTGGCAAATATCCTCGTTGCAATTGAAGGATGGTGAGGTTGATCGCCGTCACGTAGACCGGTCCGACGTGGCCTTCTTTCCAGGCCCCATCGTGCGATTGTTTACGGATGAGTTCTTGGCTGATCTCTTTGAAGTACTTTGGCCATTCGTCTTTGAAACGGTACATCACCTGGGCGTAGTAGAAGTGCATGTAATGCCAATGGCCACTATACATGTTGCCTTGCCCCGGCCAGACATTTTTCTTGCAGAAGTCCAGCATCAACGCCGCTCGTTCGGATTCGTAATCGCCGAAGTTGAACATGGCAGCGACACCAGCGGCGGTAATCGGCGGACGAGCCCCACCACCGCGAATACTATATTGGACGCCACCCGCTTGCGGACCTTTTTTGATCGTGCACTCCCAAACGTACTCCTTACCCTTATCGATAATTTCTCGCGAGACGGGAATCCCCGCGTCTCGGCAGGCACGCAGTCCTTGGACTTGGGTGATACACGTCGAACCTTCGTCGAAACCATTTCCATCTTTCGCGGAGACGTACCCCCAACCGCCGGCAGTTGTTTGGGCATTCGCACAGAACTCGACAGCTTTCGTCAGCACCTTCCGCAGTTTCTCACGACGCTCGGCGTCTTCCTCCTCACCATAGACCTGCGAGAGAAACAGCATCGAGTAACCATGACCGTAGGTGTAGTGGTAATCGTTCTCGTAACCGATCAATCCGTTCGGGCGAGCGACAGAGACGAGGTAATCCACCGCCGAGCGAATATTCTTATAATACTTTCCGCGGGTCGTGGTTGATCCTTCGCACAGAAACGCATTTCCGGCGAGCGCCGTCATCGCAACGCGGTACTGGTTGCTATTGGCTTCCCAATAGCCCTGCCGACGTTGACGACTGGCGAGCCACTCCAAACCTTTGTTCACTGCCGTTTCGATTTTCGGATCTAACTTTTCGGCAGAAGCTGGAGCGACGAATGTCGAAGACAAAACTACGACGGCCAGCAGTCCAACGGTTCGACGAATTTGCATCGATCGCTCCCTGATTGATCCACAGCATCGACTTCACAGATCGTTTTCCCCAAAAACGGTTGGGGCACCACTATTGAAGACGATTTCGTGTGGTCAAACCAACAGATTGTTTCGCCGGGTTTGGAGAAACCATCCCCTTACCACAACACTACACAGCCCAAGCACATCCGACAAGAGGCGTTTCCCGATGCCACTGACCGGTCCCAAGCGAATGCGTCGTTTTCCGGTCAACAGTCCGAGGAAACCGTGCTCGTCAAGAAATCCCGCAGCATCTCCGCCGGGTAGAGCACAAACGGAAATTCTCGACTTTTCAGAATCTTGTTCGCCGAGAGTTCGGCTTCGGTGGCTTCAATATCGGAAGCAATTCGCTCATTCTGCAATTGCGTCCACTGCTTCAATTTGTCGGAGACGGAACGCAACTCTCGATGACGCTCACGGTTTTCCCGGCGAATCAGTTGTCGATCCGAACCAACCGCGGCTTGGCGGTGATTGTGCTCTTGGATGAGCTGACGTTTGCGAGTGATGAGTTGACCAACTTCGGGGTCCACGGAACCGTCCAGCCAACGCTCGGGGTTCCACTGCAAATCGCGTTGGGTTTCTCGTAACTGTGTCAGTTCGGATTCCGTCACATCGAACGGTTCTCCCAACGGCAGATGAAGCGTGCAGGACAGTGTCATGAACTTGGGTGCGGTGATCCCGAGTAAGCGGGCAATGAGACAATCGGTCACTTCGTCGTATTTCGCGCCGCCAATTCCGTGCACGAAGAGATCGGAAAGACACAAACGAGCAAACAGAGTCGTTGTCAGTGCTCGCGTTCGCAGGCGGATTCCTTGCTTTGGCAGTTCGCGGAGGGCTTCGACGGCACAACACGCATCCATCGAGCGGTCGAGCGGAAACCGAGCGAACTCTGTGTCGCCATCGGACAAAATTGTTTCACGGCCTTCCTGCCGAGCAAACACTCGCGAACGCTGAGCATCTCCGGCACGCCACACCCAAAACGGCGATTCAATCCAATCTCCATTCTGGACGAGATCTGGCACTGGTCGAGTACCGCTACGAACGCGGTTCACTTTGCGGAACTCTTGCAACGCCTGGTTGTGAATCTGTCGAAATCGTTCCGGATCGGCCAACACCCACCCCGTGAACCACAAGAACGGATCCGTCTCACAAACAGTACTCAGCGGCAATTCCAGGTTGCCCGCTCCCCAATTGCGTTCCAGTTGCATTCGAGACGCTGTCAAAACATCTCGGAGGCCCTGGCCAGACCGAATCGGCTCCGTTGGCCAAAACTCGTTGAGAAGTGGATCGACATTCCAAGCATCCATCACCTCAGAGACGCGTTTCAGGAACCGCTGGAAATCGTCCGCATCCGCCAGATGAGCTTCCTCCCACGGACAACTTGGGACATCCTGATCGAATGCAATGTTCGTGACTTCGGGGTGAGACCGCCGCCCCGTCGGCACGCTAATCTCACGTTGTCCAAGCGTGTCATTGTCGATGACAATGTTCAGCCCCAATCCATTCGATCGCTTCGCCCATTCCGAAACTGCAAAATTCTTGATCCAAACACCGGGGTGGTACAGCTCCGGTTGATGTCCCGTCGCGAACAGCAGGGCGGAATCGTTGAAGTCATCACAAGCACGGCCCGTGAGTTTCTCCGTATAGTCGCGAGCCGATTTGAGAATCTCACGGCGAGACCATTCCCGCAATTGTCGCAACGTGCGTCCTTGGAGAGAAATCCGGGTGGAATCGAGTGCTTTCTGATTTGCCTCGGCCAAGAACAACGCCTCGGATAACGCCGGCTGCGCAAACACGGTGCGATTGTCCCTTGGGACACGCAAGCTTTGTGGAACCAAGGTCGAATCGGACATCGAAGCTGGATCAGCAGCCGAGGCGGAACAATTCACGGAGGCGGGACTTTCAACAGCGGTTTTCGGGGCAGGCAGCCGAGACGCAGGCGTTATGGAGCATCTGGAACCGCACCACATGGTTGCGGAGCGGCCAACTCCCGACTGAGCACACTTTGATAGTATGCCATCCGACGCTGGGCGTCGTCCAACGATCCGCCAAAAGATCGTTCTTCATCGAGATAAATCAACGGAACAGGAAACTCGACAATCCGCATTCCCGCCGCAACCGCTTGAACCCAAACCTGCAACGGCATCGCGTAGCCGTAGTCCGTGACATCCAAACAATTCAGAGTATCCACACGATACGCTTTGAAACCGCAAAACGCGTCCGTCAGATTCAAACCCAGACGTCGGTTGAGTTCTCGGGTGATTTGTAGGTTGATGTAACGACGTTCTTCCGGCGGAGTGCTATCGCCTTCAAATGATGTCAAGTAACGGCTACCGGAAACGATATCGTTCGGTTGATCGAGATTGGGGTCAAACACCTGCCGGGCGATTTCCGGAATCAACTTGGGCTCGTGCTGACCGTCACAATCAATCGTGACGAGCACATCGAATCGATGATCCAGGGCATATTGAAATGCCGTATTCAACGCGGCTCCGTAGCCACTGTTCTCTTCATGCCGGACAACCGCCAGCACATCCTCACCCCACTCCACTTGCAATTGCCGAAGAATTTCTGGCGTGGCGTCGGACGATCCATCATCAATGACCACCATCCGGTCGGCATACCGACGCACCTCCGCGAGCACGTCAGCGACATGATCAGCTTCGTTGTAGACAGGCAGGGCAGTGAGAATGGAAATCATCAGGGCCTCAATGTTGGCATAACTTCGTTCGATCAGCAACGGCCTATTCTAGAGCGTGTGGGATTCGGGTCAACTTGACCGCGACCATCCGAAGATCAACTCCGCCCAACGTAAAGCAGCGGGTCCAGTTTCGGAAAGCAATTTGTTTTTTTGGCGGACGCCAGAAGTGTTCTGCCTATAAGTTCACAGGTCGCCCAGCGGAGGGCTGACACACACGAACCTCAAAACGACATGATTGGAGCCCCAATGACAAACGAAACCCAAAACTGGCCGGATCTCGCCATTGGATTGTACGAACGATTGACCGGACATAACGCCGAGATCACATACGAGTTCGACAACTTCGACCTCTGTGTTCCCAGTGCCGCCAACGAAAACGCCGACGCACCCCAAGCCAAGTGGCGATTTAATGGTGCTCTGAAAATCCGAACCCGTAACGTCGGAGTCGGCGAAAATGCCAACTGAACCGGACACTTCGGTCTACCGGCCAGTCGATGTTGAAGGTGAAATCAGTCTTCAACATGGATCGGACACATTGACGATCGTCGGTCATGGGCCGACGATCGTTGTTCGAGCCAACAGCCTTGGTGTCGCCATCCAACCGATTTCTTGGTTGAAACGACAGCAACCAGGACTTCGCGTTCCGCTGAGACAAATCGGCAGCGTATTGAACACGATGGGTCTAACGATCGAACTCCGCGTCGGCGAAAAACTGCACGCTCGTTTGGGAGCCGACGCACATAGCTCACTTCTGTCATGGTTCGGATTCCGGAACGTTGAATGCCACACGTTTCAGATCGCACGGCGGTTCTGGCAGGGACATTTCTGACATCGAATGAAACCAAGGATGGGACATCGAACATCGGTCTGAATTTGACCAATGGTCAGAATCGAATCACACCGAAGTCCGTAGCAAATCCTCAAATGTTCCTTGAAACATCTCGCAAGTCCCTACTGCAAAGCAGGTTGAGGTGCAAGACGCTCGGGAATTCCAAATTATTCCGGTGGACTGGCAAGGCATTTGCCTTCCCGTGCAATCACGTATGAGACACCTGGATTCCACCTCTACCCGAGAGACTCGATGACCAACCTTCGCGCGACACTCCACCAAGAGTTTGGGTACGACCGTTTTCGTCCGGGTCAACTCGCTGCGTGCAAATCTGCAGTAGCCGGTCAGGATACGATTGTCCTCATGCCGACCGGCTCCGGAAAAAGTCTCTGCTATCAACTGCCGGGACACGAGTTGCCGGGAGTCACGGTGATCGTGAATCCACTCATCTCGCTCGCGGAAGACCAGGCGCGACATCTCCGAGACCTCGAACTCTCAGCGGTGGTCTTGAACAGCTCGCGGACCAAAAAGCAGATTCGTGAAGCTGAAGAGCAGCTACGGAATGGTGAAGTCGAATTTTTGTTCACAACTCCCGAACGACTCCAGAACACCGGACTTTGTGAGACGATCGCAAAAATCGGTGTTGATATCTTTGTCATCGATGAAGCCCACTGCGTTTGCCAGTGGGGCCACGACTTTCGCCCCGACTACTTAAGCTTGGGACACGTTCGGAAGCGACTTGGCAATCCTCCGGTGCTCGCCATGACCGCAACGGCCACTCCTCGCATGATTGAGGAAATCAAGACGATCTTGAAGCTCAGCGATCCCAAGATTGTTTCGACCGGAGTGTTTCGCGAGAACATCGAGTTGCGAGTGGAACGCCGAACTGGTGACTCAATCAAGAAAGACCGACTTCGAGAGTTACTGACAGATCAGCACGGTCTTCATTGCGGCAAACCGGCCATCGTTTATTCGGCAACGACGAAGGGTGTCGATGAAATTGCAGACTTCCTTCAAGGCATGGGCCTAAATACGTTTCGGTATCACGGACGAATGCGAAAAAAGGATCGGTTTGAGAACCAACACGATTTCCTCAACCATGAATCCGGCGTTATGGTCGCGACAAACGCATTCGGTCTAGGCATCGACATGCCGAACATTCGCCAAGTGATTCACTATCACCTTCCCGGTTCCATTGAGTCTTATTACCAAGAAGTGGGACGTGCAGGTCGCGATGGTGAGCCAGCACTCTGCACATTGCTATACGACCCCGACGATTTGAGCATCCAGAAGTTATTCGCCAGCGGGGGCTCGGACTCTTGTCAACTCGCGAGCGGACATCACACACTTGTCTTGGGTTTAAAGAACACGAATAGCTTCCCCGATGGCAGTGTGCGAATCAAAGATCTCGTCGATATTAGTCCGTATGGGCGAACAGCTTTGAAACGCTGTTTTCATCAACTCGCGGCCCACGGTGTGGTTGCACCGGCAGGGCGAGGGAAGTGGCGGTGTGTGCTTCCGGAAGTTCGGCACACTCTGTTCGATCACATTGCAAGAGCTGGGGAAGAAAGGATCGAACGGGCAAAATGGAGTGTCAAAGACATGCAAGAGTTTGCGGAATCGAACGATTGTCGTTGGTCGAGAATTCTACGAACGTTCAATTCCACAGAAGATACGGTTTCCACTGAATCGTGTTGTGACCGCTGTAATCCTATCGAAGCCGGACTAGACAATCGGCCAGTTGCACTGTCATCCTAAGTCACGACCAGCGCATGTTGAGTTGATATATAGCGTCAGCTGCTCCACTAAAACTAGACAGGCGCTAACGAAACTCAGGCTCAGCCTAGTTCTTCACGTGGTCTGGGAGAGAACCAAGTGCCGCTTCGAGCTCGGCTCGCGACCGGAAATAGTCGGCTCGTGCAGCGACGACTCCCGCACGGGCGTCGGCTGTGGCTTGTTCGCGAATGTTGACGAGAATGATTGTGCTCTCGCCTTCCCGGAAGCGATCTTCTTCCGCGGTCTGGAGTTCTTCCGCGAGTTCTAGGTTCGTTTGTGATTGCTCGATCAACGCAAGATCTGCTTGGAGCGACACAAGTGCCATTTGTACTTGCGTGGCGATCTTGTTTCGCGTGAACTCTTCTTTAGCCCGAACTTGTGCGATTTTCGCTTCGAGCGAAGTTTGCTTACCAAGTGCTTTGCGTCGTTGGAGCGGAACACTCAACAAAAGTTGTGTATCGAGTTCGAGTGGTTGCTTGTTCTCTTTCCCCTTATCCTTCCGAGGATCACCCACGTCTTGCGAGACACTGGTGTACCAGTCTAGTTCCGGCAACGCCATGTTTCGCGCTTGGTTCAACTCGACGTCCAAACTTTGTTGTTTCAGGATGAGCGAAGCTAATTCCGGACGTTGAGCCCATGCGGTCTGAATTAATTCATGCCCCAACGAAGGGTCGATGGACTCGACAGCTGGGAAGTCCTTTGGCAATGCAGATTCACTAGGTAGGATTGGTTCCCCCTGTGGAGTTCGCAAGAACAATGAGAGTTTGACAGCGGCCAATTGGTACTTCTGTTGAGCAGCAATCAATTTTGAGCGACGTGATGCAATCAACCGTTGATTGTCCGTCATGGTGATCTCTGCCAAGTCACCTTCATCGACTCGTTCCTGAATCGCCACTTTTCTTTCGTTGGCAAGATCCAACAGCCCCCTCGCGATTCGCACACCTTGTCCAGCCGCGACCCAATCCCAATAGGCAACGGATCCGGCAAGGAGATAGTCGATCAGCTCGGCTTGGATCATCGGCTGCGCGGCCGCTTGTTCGATGTTTGCCACGCCGAGATTTGCACGACGCTCGTCGATGATTTTGTCTTGCATTAGCGGCAAGTTGATCGTCGCTTTGAATTCACCACCTTCGTCTGTCTCACGACCTTTGTACCAAGGCTTGAAGAAGCCTCGGCCGATCCGGTAGCCCGCGAAAACATCCATCCCGTTATAAAGCGGTTGTTCAAACCCAACGTAATGGCGGTAGGTTTCATAAAATCCAAGCGGGGCTTCCAACGCGCCGGCCTTGGCTTTCGTATCGAATGAACCACTCGCCGAGATCACGTTACCGTAGGCGATCCATTGCTCTTGTCGAGCAGCCTCAAGAAGTGGATACGCCCGCACGATGGAGTTCAACACCTCGTCGAGCGACAACGGCTGACCGGCTGTTTGGTCTGCGGAATCATTAGGAGATTCTTCCGGCCCCAACAATTCCGGTAACGGTGCAGTGACTGTCGGTTCGCTTTCGTCCGCTGGTTCTTCGAACGCCGCAAGTTCAACCGATGCGTGTGGCTTTTGCGGTGAACCCGCGTCTTGAGGCAGTTCCGATACCGTACCACGGTGTCCCAGCCGAGCATTGCTGACAGCACGATCGCTCAGCTCTACTGACGTACAACCGCCCCAAGAAAGCGAAAGTACGCATGCCCATGCGAACACTTTTTTGCGTACCATCGGATATCTCATGCAAGTCATGACGGAATACGAATACTAGTTCTCTGATCGTCATAACCGGAAATGCTTCTCCAGATGTTATCAGCGATGTCGCATCGAAATTGAAATCTTTGCGTGGGTGACGTATCGGGATACAGCCAGGTTGATAGCGAGAAACGAAAACAGGGCTTACGACTTCAATAGTCGTAAGCCCTGTGAGAGTCGTGGATTTCCGCAAGTCCGGCTATTTGCCGACCTTGACGGGAATCTTCTTGGGCTTGTCCTCACTACCGCTTTTCACGCTTTGGGGGAAGCCGTTCAACTGACGCCAGACCTCATAGCCGAGAGCCACACGGTCAAGCAGAATCCACCCGTTCGCTCGAACACCTTGGCGAAGGTAACGATCATCTGGCCACTCCTGATCTTCTGAGTCCGCCAACACGATGACTCGAAATCGGCCTTTGTTGTCGTCGGTATTGTCGACAGACGCGACTGTTCCGCCAAAGGTCCCAACAGCAACCGAGGGCCACCCCGTAAATTGAACAGCCGGCCAGCCTTCGAATTGCAGTCGCACATGCCGACCCGCTTCCACTAGCGGGGCATCATTGCCATCGACCCAAATTTGCACCGCCCGCTCACCGCCTCTTGGGACGAGTGTACAGAGTTTATCGCCTTCCTTGAGGATCTTTCCTTCCGTCGCCACCAAGTCTTGGATGTACCCCGACCGTGGCGCGGTGACAATTTGATTCTGTTGTCGATTCACTGAGATTTGCGCCTTCGCTAACTCCTGCTTCGCCTTGCTAAGTTCGCTTTGGCTTTTTGCAATCTTGCTCTGCGATTGAGCGACCTTTGCGTTCACGTCTTGAAGCTTTGAATCGGCAGCGGCGATTTCTGCATCCCATTTTTGAGACTTCGATTCCCGCTCTTTCTTTTTGCCTTCGACTTCCTTCTGACTGGCCTCTAACTGTGACTCTGCCACGCCCAATGTTGCGACGGCCCCGAGATACTTGGCTTCGACTTCCTGAAACTTCAGTTTTGACGTCAAACCTTTTTCGGAGAGACGTTTCTGTCGACCGTAGTCGATCTCAAGTTGGCTTTTCTCCGCTTCGGCTTTGCGGACTTTTTCGCGAGCCGCAACCACCTTTTGTTCCGCCGCCGATATCAAGGCGTCTGTGGCGGCTAAGTCAGCATCACGCGCGGATCGATATGCCTCGACCATGCCTTCTTGAATCGGGATGATTGCTCGGTTCGTACGGAGATTCGACTGTTCCGCCTCTAACTGCTGTTCCAACGCATCAACCTGACTTTGGGAAAGGTCACGTTGTTGGACAAGCGTCGTGAGATAGTCGGGGTCAAGGTCCTGGATCTCCAAGATGACCTGGCCTTCCTCAACGAAAGCGTTTTCGTAGATGCCCTCGCCCCAACGCGTGACTCGCCCTTTCGCGGGTGCTTCGAGGATTTGCTGCCGATCGAGCGGTGCGTATGCAATCACGTTGCCGCTCCCGCTGACAGATTGCTGCCAGGGCGCGAACAGGAGCAGGATAATCGTGATGAACATAAGTGCGATCAGCAACCGCGCGATCCGACGGGCCAACCGCGACGACCGCGCCAACCGCAACGCAGGCAGTGCCTGATCGCAATAGGTGGTTTCGGTCATCACCATCGTCGATTGTGTTCGTTCATCGAGCATATCGTGACTGGCTTCGTGTAAAGGTCAAATTGAGTGCGAAATTGGCCATCACACACGCGACTGACAACAGCCGCCATGGTGCGACCGGCTAATCGTGTTTCGGCTCTTCGAGGTAAGTCACGTTCTGACAGCGGTCGGCAATTTCACGGCGTGCGGTCAGGATGATTAAGGTCCACGGGAGTGTCTTCTGAGAGAGCCGTTCGAAGAATTGCTCGATCTCTTTGGACGAAAGTGTGTCGAGAATCCCATCAATTACCAATAGTTTCGGACGTCCGGCGATGGCACGGGCCAACGCCAACAGACATGACTGGCGTTGCGTCAATGGCAAACCATTAGGCGTTAGTTTGGTCTCAAGGCTGTCGGGCAGGCTGAGGACTTCTTCATAAATCCCCACCAGCCGCAACGCATCTTTGACATCCGTCGTCGTCACACCGGTACGTTCCAAATGCACGTTCTCGGTGACGGGGCCCGTGAAGATTTCCGGGTCCCTTACCAACGCGACGTGATGTCGAAAAACATCCGGGCGGATATCTCGTGGGTTGAAACCATCGATTTCCAACCGACCACTAGTCGCGGCTCGAAGTCCGAATAGGAGGTCGCCGAGGGTCGATTTCCCCGAACCCCGCTCCCCGAAAATGGCCATCGACTCTCCAGGACGGACGTCCGCACTGAAGGGTTTGAGTCCACGACCGGTCGAGGCATATTTATGAGAAACGTCAGAGAAATGCACGGATGCCAGTTGAGAATGCGGAATCAACAGTAAACCATCGCGACGTTCGAGCGGCAGATCGAGCAAGATTCCAATTTTGTCGACGGCCGCCAACAGGTCGTAAAACGATTCCAGGTGTTTCCCTAATTTTGCGAAGGCACCGACAATCACGGCCACAATCAATTCCGCGGCCACCAACTGCCCCAGCGTGAGTTGGCCTTGAATCACCAGCCAACCGCCCAATCCAAGCAACGCGGTGCTGGTGATGGCCTGAAGCGTGAGCGCGAATGCGATTTGTCGGAACAGCACCTTAAAGTGTTTGCGTCGATCCTCAAGGTATTCCGAAACGAGCAAGTCCGACCGTTCGATGGCGAACTGCCGTCCACCGCCATAACGGAACGTATGACGACAACTCACCACGGACTCAAACCACTCGGCAATGTAGTATTTCCGCTTCGACTCTTTCACCGCACTTTTGACGGCTCCGCGTCCCAGACCAAACACGATGACACCGATCATCGCCAGCAATACGACGTCAAAGCCGAGCAACCACGGGTGATAAAAGGCCAGCACGGCCATCCCGACGAATGTTCCCAGCACGATCACCACAGCATCGAGCAGCAGACCTGCGACTGCCTTCTGCACGGTGACAACATCGAAAAATCGGTTCACCAATTCTGGCCCGTCATGGTCGTCGAACGCGGAGACTTGCACGCGTGGAAGTCTCCGAGCCAGTTCACCGGCAATCCGCACAAACAATCGCCGCTGAATGATTTCGACCACGAACGTCTGTAGCACACGAATGGCGGCTGAAAACGCCAGAAACGCGAACAGCATCAGTGCCAAAACGAGAACCGGCTGTAAGAACCGACCGAAGGCGACCGTGTTGACCAACGCTTCCACCGCCACCGGAGTTGCGAGGGTCAGCAGACCGACAATCATTGCGAAGACCAGCACCACCCAAATATCGGGCCATTCCGG
This portion of the Thalassoroseus pseudoceratinae genome encodes:
- the surE gene encoding 5'/3'-nucleotidase SurE, with protein sequence MKILLVNDDGIHAPGLHALHDALCELGEVTVVAPALEQSGVGLSITYLHPLMVHKEQRDGEHFGWAVHGSPADCVKLGMLEFCENPPDLVVSGINSGSNVGINVLYSGTVAGAIEGAFFGVTSVAVSLSMETLPDYPRAAKIAGNLIRDLLATDPPTGSLWNLNLPKTTPEGPKGVKVVRMGVKRIDDTIEKRLDPRGRPYYWSGLDPARNHAQIPETDNYEVSKGFVTLTPLHFDLSETTLMEQAAKISWSIDSET
- a CDS encoding nucleotidyltransferase family protein, translating into MPSGRVFVIIPAAGHSRRMGQPKLLLPIGQQTVIERLLNALDSSRVTERLVVMRKDDVYLADAVRAANATVIQPDHAPPDMRSSVEVALTEIACRFSPNTNDAWMLTPADYPLISRDTVESLLATWMSSNAKILIPTHEGRRGHPVIFRWTLADHVAAIPADQGLNTLVREFASEVEEVAVNDPAIRLDMDTPTDYERLRQLAFKDPA
- a CDS encoding prenyltransferase/squalene oxidase repeat-containing protein; this translates as MQIRRTVGLLAVVVLSSTFVAPASAEKLDPKIETAVNKGLEWLASRQRRQGYWEANSNQYRVAMTALAGNAFLCEGSTTTRGKYYKNIRSAVDYLVSVARPNGLIGYENDYHYTYGHGYSMLFLSQVYGEEEDAERREKLRKVLTKAVEFCANAQTTAGGWGYVSAKDGNGFDEGSTCITQVQGLRACRDAGIPVSREIIDKGKEYVWECTIKKGPQAGGVQYSIRGGGARPPITAAGVAAMFNFGDYESERAALMLDFCKKNVWPGQGNMYSGHWHYMHFYYAQVMYRFKDEWPKYFKEISQELIRKQSHDGAWKEGHVGPVYVTAINLTILQLQRGYLPIYQR
- a CDS encoding glycosyltransferase family 2 protein, which encodes MISILTALPVYNEADHVADVLAEVRRYADRMVVIDDGSSDATPEILRQLQVEWGEDVLAVVRHEENSGYGAALNTAFQYALDHRFDVLVTIDCDGQHEPKLIPEIARQVFDPNLDQPNDIVSGSRYLTSFEGDSTPPEERRYINLQITRELNRRLGLNLTDAFCGFKAYRVDTLNCLDVTDYGYAMPLQVWVQAVAAGMRIVEFPVPLIYLDEERSFGGSLDDAQRRMAYYQSVLSRELAAPQPCGAVPDAP
- a CDS encoding RecQ family ATP-dependent DNA helicase, which codes for MTNLRATLHQEFGYDRFRPGQLAACKSAVAGQDTIVLMPTGSGKSLCYQLPGHELPGVTVIVNPLISLAEDQARHLRDLELSAVVLNSSRTKKQIREAEEQLRNGEVEFLFTTPERLQNTGLCETIAKIGVDIFVIDEAHCVCQWGHDFRPDYLSLGHVRKRLGNPPVLAMTATATPRMIEEIKTILKLSDPKIVSTGVFRENIELRVERRTGDSIKKDRLRELLTDQHGLHCGKPAIVYSATTKGVDEIADFLQGMGLNTFRYHGRMRKKDRFENQHDFLNHESGVMVATNAFGLGIDMPNIRQVIHYHLPGSIESYYQEVGRAGRDGEPALCTLLYDPDDLSIQKLFASGGSDSCQLASGHHTLVLGLKNTNSFPDGSVRIKDLVDISPYGRTALKRCFHQLAAHGVVAPAGRGKWRCVLPEVRHTLFDHIARAGEERIERAKWSVKDMQEFAESNDCRWSRILRTFNSTEDTVSTESCCDRCNPIEAGLDNRPVALSS
- a CDS encoding TolC family protein codes for the protein MVRKKVFAWACVLSLSWGGCTSVELSDRAVSNARLGHRGTVSELPQDAGSPQKPHASVELAAFEEPADESEPTVTAPLPELLGPEESPNDSADQTAGQPLSLDEVLNSIVRAYPLLEAARQEQWIAYGNVISASGSFDTKAKAGALEAPLGFYETYRHYVGFEQPLYNGMDVFAGYRIGRGFFKPWYKGRETDEGGEFKATINLPLMQDKIIDERRANLGVANIEQAAAQPMIQAELIDYLLAGSVAYWDWVAAGQGVRIARGLLDLANERKVAIQERVDEGDLAEITMTDNQRLIASRRSKLIAAQQKYQLAAVKLSLFLRTPQGEPILPSESALPKDFPAVESIDPSLGHELIQTAWAQRPELASLILKQQSLDVELNQARNMALPELDWYTSVSQDVGDPRKDKGKENKQPLELDTQLLLSVPLQRRKALGKQTSLEAKIAQVRAKEEFTRNKIATQVQMALVSLQADLALIEQSQTNLELAEELQTAEEDRFREGESTIILVNIREQATADARAGVVAARADYFRSRAELEAALGSLPDHVKN